DNA from Fusarium verticillioides 7600 chromosome 4, whole genome shotgun sequence:
GGGAAATGACCTTTCGAAGAACGTCTTGCGGATTGTTGACCTTTCATTTTCACCACCAATCATCCCCCGAATAGATGCCTGGATATAAACCAACCAAACTTCATCAAGCCCGCTGATGATTTCTCTGaacatcctcatctttgaGGATTCGATTTCAGATGGCCTGATTGCGTCAAGGCCGTATGCGCGCCCCCCTAACTGATTGCGTCAAGGCCGTATGCGCGCCCCCCTAACTGATTGCGACAGAGAGCAAGGTTTCTAATCCCGATGTTACGTGGATCATGCTTCGTCTTCAAGTCGCATACAAAGTCCACTATGGCCATCGTGTCTTGCTCTATATGAAGAAAGTCATATTCAGGGTTGATATATATCGCTCCAGAAGTCCAAGGGGTGATGCGATGTTTGGATGCATGGGCCGTCAACCAACAGGGCAGGCGCATCCTATGGAAAGAAAGCGTCACCTCTCTGGATTCTGCATTGACTCTAAGAAGTTTGCTAAGGAGTCGGTGGCCGGCGACAACGGGATAGTAGGATGGATCATCCTCCCCGGGTTCTATTGGAGGAAATCGAATACCATATCTAGTACGGTTGGCACAAAATCTGGCGTGTGATCGGAGAAAGATCTTGATAATTCTTTCATGTCGGAGAGCCCATTTCCATATTGAGACTCGTATCTCTGCTGGAAGTGAGGGGAACTGCGTGAACGATGATGGCCCTGCAACATTGGCCGCAGGATTGAAAATCTCTAGATGCCTTCGAGACATTCTTACTATATATGCAATATATCGCTTGTCGAAAGGAACGAGGTATTAGAGCATGTCGCGAGTGGAGTATGTTGAAAGTCGTAAGATTGCTGACAGTCACTCATGCTTACGGCCGGACAAGGGCCCCGCGGAAGACCTTTGGCTGTGGCGCAGCCACGCACGGATGACAGCAGGATTACGCTTTCGGCAGCTGTAAAGGTTTTCTACCAATCATAATTATGCTCGTATAATTGGTCTAGAGCAGCTGGTCCCAAGGATGCACGGAGTCTGCCGGGGTTTGTGAGCGCTGAAGAGAATACGTTTTTTGGTGAAAACATCGAGGGTCAAAGTGGTCAACAGTTTAAAAATCGGGAATTTAATGTATAATCTATCATAACAGGGTATAAAGCAATTCGCTATGTCAAAGATAATCACGGCCCAATGCACCCCAACCTCTGGCCCTCCCTCTCACAAGCCCCATATCATCCATATTCAGGATTCCAATACCGTTGTCTATCAACACCCTCCATGCGATATCCCTCACGTTCGGTGGTTTTGAGGGAGTGTCCCAGTACCGCGCCAACAGGCCACgagccttggcctgctcaaTCTGCGTCAATGCCATGTCCAGTTCTCTTGACGGCGGTGTATCCAGTACGCGCTGGAAGTTTGATCTGTAGAGAATAGCATTCTCGAATCTTGTTGAAGCAAAGTATGAATTGGAGCGGTTGTATTTGTATGTGGGAGGGTTTGTTGAGAAGTCATCGCCTGTCGAGACGAGACTCTCGAGCTTGGCGTCCCAGAAAATGTCGCGATGCGTGGAgttcatggccaagactgacTCGAAGGGAGTGTTTCCGGTACCAACGACAGTGAGAGGTCGGATGATTCTCTCTGTGCCGTTCCAGTATGTCAAGTAGCCGAGGTCTCTCAAAGGCTGGAGTTGGGCATTCAACGCATCGAATGTTTCCGGGCCAGCTGTTTTGAGATCGACGAGGAGCGTGACGGTTTGCTTGGGTGCCATTTCGAAGAAGCCTTGCCAGTCATCATCCTTTACTCCCGCGTTGCGTGCTTCCAACATGCGTTGGAGGGGCTTCAGGTACATTCCTTGTAACGTTCGGTGAGGGTTCACGCTCAATCGCGAATGCGCAACAAAAAGATTGCCATGTCGTAGATGAACATCTGCTTCGATGCTGATACACCCAGAGCCGAGGGCTTCAAATAGTGGGATATGCCGTGTGTAATCATTATGCGAGTGGACCGGTACAGGACGAGCGCTTCGGAGGAATGATTGATGGTTATCGTCCCAAATTTCAGGACTATCGTGACTGAGGTGGCCGAATCGTAAATCGTAGGGGTCGTTTGGTATACGGACCATTCCCTTGCCGAGACGGGTGATGTAGATTAACTGGCTGGTCGACCTGCAGACAGACCCATGAGCGAGGACCTTGAAAGAGCTTGGCGAATAACTTACAGTATGAGCAACAAACCCGTCGCATACTTGAGCCAATTGGTCTTCATGTGTCGCATAAAAATGACCCTGGGAGGAAGTCTCCTCACAATAACCTCCTCCGACGAACTCGCATCACTGTAAGTAAGCCTCGACTCCATGATATATCCCTCGAACGCAGTGTCTACAGTCTCTCGAATCCGAGGAACGAAAAAGAGGGGTCCAACGGGGTGATAATTATAACCAGCACCAACCAGCTCAACAGCGCTACTGCTGTACCGAGTTTCAAGGGATTTCTGAAGTGGCTAGGCGTATTTTCTCGGATGCTACCCGACCAGGTTAGTTCCAGTGGAGAGGTTTACGCTTCCACCAATAGAAGCGGCCGAGATTGGTCGAGACACGTTCTGGACCTAAGGACCTGACAACGCCGCGGGTTTTCATGTCACGATAGTGCCATTTTGGGGCTACCATTATACGACTGCGCCTTTTGAAGAAGCGTAAGCACGGCACGGTTTATGTGATGGGAATAGGGGTGACTTTTTTCCGTTGTTGGTGATTGAGTTTGCTGGACCCGGACGCGTCAACAAGCCGATGGAAGGATTCGAGGCAACAAAATAACATCATGGCATTTATGAAGAGGTACCTAAGCCTCAGCTGAGATAACGTGGTGTAAACGAGTATACTCGGAGGTTTCCTGTTTCAAGCTGCTCACACTAGATACGTTAGAATCACGGTTTTTTTTTGGTGGCAGCTCCCGGGAATTCGGCACAAACGCCCTCGACGTTTGGAACTTTGACCTCCGACTCGGAGGCGGAGTTGCATTGCGCTCAGTCGGAGCGCCAGTTTTCCGTCGGCAATTAGGCTTGTACGTCATCTCTCTAAGTGCATTTGGCATTCAACTCTAAGTAACAGTATCATAAAGTTTCTTTTGTTaatattgaagaagaaatgattcttctctttcgccTACAGGGCTGTGCTCGTACATCGCTAAGTTCACCCAAGTGGGGCGACCCATGTAGcacatcatggctgtcacCGTCGATTTATTTATACGAAAGCTTATTAGAGATTGGCCCGCCCGCGGAATGCGTCGTGTCAATCTGTGAAGGGATACTTGGGAAAAGCCTCCGCGGCTACGTCATCTTTGATATGCAACGCTGTGATGTAATTTTACGCGTCTTTCACTCTCGCTCATTCATTTCCTGTTTCGTTCTGGCTCACTTGAGTCGCCAAGGTAAACCGTGCCAGCTTTATTCTTTGAGTGAGATGTTTTGGAACTGAAAACTCTGATATCATATTAGGGTAGACTAAGTAGAGCCTGGCTTATTCTCTGAGCAAAAATAGATGGGACACCCTTTGAGAGCTCGTCAGTACATAAGCCAATTCTACCATTGACACTGTGGAAACCCCAGGAACATTGGAGAGAAATACGATATCCCCAGATGGCACTACGAAATATGTTAACAAATTATGAAAAGTGACTATGCCTTCCTCACTCAGTattctttcagcttcatTGTAGTAGATCGACTCTGATGTTATTTGGCAGCAAACCTCGAGCTTGAACTTACCCTATAGAGCTGACCTTGCTGCGGAGTCAGGGGCAAGGCTAATGTGTTCTAGAACCCACGGAAATTAGTTTCTCCAACTCTTGCGTGATAGTCTAGAACAGCGAAAAATATCTCAGGCGTCGAACGGACTCATGCAGAGCGTTGAGCTAAAGAGTCAAGGTCTGATCACCTGCCATCTTCTGTCACGAGTAAGTCGGATCGAACCCCATTTATCATCTGGAGTACCCCGGACCCTATCCCATGCAAAACCTCGGCATGCTATCTTATCTGATCGGATCAGGAAGAATAAAGATGCGAGATGTCCGTCGGAGTTTATGCCGTCTTCGGCGGTATCTCTGATCATCTTTTGGAGAACAGACAGCGGCACAGTTCAAGGGCAGAAGAGTCAGAAATTAAGAAAAAATAGTTACAACAGTCTTAATACTACAAAAACATGATATTGTAATGTCATgacatctttcatcatctttcaTGTATCAGACATACCGAGGCAGCCTCTAATAGCGTCGTCGTCATGGTCCACTTTTTAGAGAAGCCGAGGTATCCAAGTCTTAGCCTCATCGATTTTCCCGACATCGCTTGGACCGAGCGACGCCCCATAAAGTTCAATCTCCCCTTAATCTACCCATTCTgatcccatcatcaacctctctcctccatctcaccaCAATCCGGGGTAAAACAAGACACATCCACATCACAATGCCTCCGCAAAATCCAGACTGggtcaaggccctcaagcCCTCCGGCCCCCAAGGTTCAGAGCTTCTGGCCCAAGAACGCGCCAACTCTGACATCAACGTTGATCAGCTGTCTACTTTCCTCTTCACAAAAGAAGTCCTCGACAGAAATGAAAAGATTCTCAAGATTCTGCAGGCTGATCCTGTTTTTGACAAGGAGCAGAACTACTTCAGGGGGCGAACAGATAGACTTGAGGCTGCGCTTGCTCGGGCTAAGGCTTTGAGGAGATTATCTGTCAAGCATAACTGGAACGATGAGGAGCATCACGCTGCCAATGATCTGATCAGTGAGCCTACGCCTTATGGTCTTCACGCCACTatgttcttgaagacgcttgaggagcagggtACACCGGCGCAGCATAAGCTTTTCCTCGAGAGGGCGCGAAACTATGAGATCATCGGATGCTACGCACAGACCGAATTGGGTCACGGTTCTAATGTTCGCGGTCTGGAGACTACTGCCACTTGGAATCAAGAGGACAAGACCTTTACTATCCACTCGCCTCACCTCACAGCTTCAAAGTGGTGGATCGGTTCTCTGGGCAAGGCCGCCAACCACGCTGTCGTCGTCGCgcagctcatcctcaacgGCAAGCCCTACGGTCCTCACCCCTTCGTTGTCCCCATTCGCGACATGAAGACCCATGAGCCTCTTCCCGATATCCACGTCGGCGATATCGGCCCCAAGTTTGGTTACAACACCATGGATAACGGCTTcctgctcttcaacaacgtcaagatTCCCCACGTCAACATGCTGAACCGCTTCTCCGGCGTTGACCCCGAGACCGGAAAGTACATCCGTCCCTCAAACCCAGCTCTCATCTACGGAACTTTGACTTTCATCCGATCATCCATTGTTTTCCAGTCTGGTTCCGTTCTTGCTCGTGGTGTCACCATCGCTACGCGTTACTGCGCTGTTCGCAGACAGTTCCAGGACcgtgatgctgatgctagCGAGACTGGTGAGAACCAAGTCCTTAACTACACAATGGTTCAGCACCGTCTTCTACCCCTTCTCGCTTCCTCATATGCACTGTTCTTCACTGGTCGCGCTATGATTAACCTCTACAACGCCAACCAGAAGCGCATGGCTCAGCGCCGTGATGCTGGTGACGCCAAGCGCAAGCCTGGCCCTGAGGAGCTCAGCCCTGGCAGCGATCATCTTGCTGACCTCCATGCCATCTCCTGCTCTCTCAAGGCCTTTGCTTCCACCACTGCTGCTGAAGGTCTGGAAGTCTGCCGTCGCGCTTGCGGTGGTCACGGTTACTCCGCTTTCTCTGGTATTGGCAGCTGGTATGCTGATTATCTTCCTACTGTCACATGGGAGGGTGACAACTACATGCTTACCCAGCAAGTCGCTCGATACCTCCTCAAGTCTGCCCGCGCTGTTCTCGCCGGCAAGGCTCCCGATAACGGCATCTCTCGTATCTTCAAGGAGTTCATTCGCCGACAGGACATCGGTGCTGCTTTCGACGTTCTCGACAGCGACCAAGATCTCGTTGATGCTTTCGCATGGCGTGTATCTTTCCTAACCTTTGAGGCTCTCAAGCACCgcgatgaggagaagcaatCATGGAATAGCCTCCTCATCGACTTCTGGCGTCTGTCCACTGCCTACGCTCAGTACCAAGTCGTCAAGAACTTCCACGAAGCTCTCCAAGACGAAACCACCAAGAAGTCCCTCGACCCCAACACCCTCGCCATCATGCATAAGCTCTTCGAGCTCTTCGCTCTGCATAACCTCCAGAGCTCTGCCTCCGAGTTCTTCACCAGCGCCGCCACAACAGTTCGCCAAATCCAGCTCGCCCGCACAAAGCGAACTCTCTCactgcttgatgagatccgACCTCACGCCGTCAGACTCGTTGACGCTTGGTCATTCCCTGATTGGCAACTCGACAGTGCCCTTGGTCGCTATGATGGCAAGGTTTATGAGGACTTGTTCCATCGTGCTTCGGAGGTCAACCCTGTTAACGACATTGTGTTTGATCCTTATCCTGAGTCCGATGTGCTGTTCCGTAAGAACGGAAGTGGTCCTAAGGCGAAGTTGTAAGAGAGAGCGCTTGATACCTGTACTCCAAAATAGTATTACCTAGTCTTTTGTATGGTTTATTTATATAGATAGCTTAGAGGATTAATAGCCTGTTTAAACTTATCTTGGATGCTTTTTAGTCTATGAAAGTCTTGTTTGAGTCGTTTAAGTGGacttgatgatcttcatgaCCATGTCTGTTAAATGACTTTTGAAGAGCTGTAAGCTTCTTGCCCGCGGAGCTGAGCCATTACACAGCCATGATATGTCAACCCATCAAGTAGACTACGCAATGCATTTTCTATACAGGGATTCGAGACTTCTATGAATATCTCACAAGTATATTGCTACAATTTGAAGCCACAGACTGTAACACAAACTCCTAACAGTCTTTTGCCACTCAGGCAGCTGCCATCGACCTTGGATATCTCAAAGAATCCGACATGATGGTATACTGGCGCACGTCTCTTCACCTCGAAGAATACTCTCCTATCCCTTGAGCTAGAAACGCCAGCACCAGATGTTCATTATAGGTTCGCAATGATCCTGCGACTCATTGTTCGGCTGTTCTTTACCTATGTGCGTTagggctgaagcctcttttaaactttcattctcatcagacaggccagatgctcaagatgtCTTTGATACTATTCCTGCCAATGCTAAGGAGCTGTTCTGGATCAATGGAATGACTCGAAGATGGGACGGTTACTTGCACTCTCAGCGTCACATGGTGCGATTCTGAGGTGTCCAAGTGGTGGATGAACAAAGTCTTGTGTGCTTGTGTTTGAAGTTTACTATATTACTCCAGTTTTCGATTCTTATATAGATACTCATATAGATAATCGTGAAGTTAATTATACAGACATTTTGAAGGTTCAGGATGTTCAAGGAGAGGAGCCTTGAAATTCAATAGAATTGCTCTATTAGTGAGAGCGATAACAATGCTGCACTCTTTGTCCAGTGTCTTTGGAACTCGATATTCGTTTATGACATTCTTATCTATTCACCGATCTACTATTGGCTATTCCTCAATAAGTTTAGATTCGGCTAGGACGGGATGACATGGCAAATCTGACTGGTTTGTTGCCACCGCATTTACACAACAGCAGAAATGCTACTAATTATAGCACGAATGAGGTCCAGGCAACTCTCCTCCCGACATCTTTTTATGCAACATCATCCTTTAAACCCCAGACCAGATCATCGACTCCTCGCTCCTCAACTTATCACCCTggatcaacagcaacacaatGGCCGCCGACAGACAGCCTGAGATTATCTTGTATGATCTTGCATGTATTAAGAACACATGCTTCTCGCCCGTTGTTTGGAAGATCCGGTTGATGCTCAACTATAAGGACATTCCTTACGAGACTATCTTCCTTGAATTCCCTGATATTGagccaaagctcaaggaacTGTAAGTTATACGAACTCTCGATCAATATCCTCTTCACTTCTATTAGTATGACAAGCCGACTAACCGGAACCAGAGGCCTAGAGGCTCACGACTCCAGTTCCAGCTCCGCTCGCTACACTGTCCCAACAATCCACCATGTCCCCACCGGCAAATACATCATGGACTCGCCCGCCATAGCCGAATTTCTCGAATCAACCTACCCAGACCCTCCACTTTCCCCTAGCTCTGAGCTCGGTCGCGAGATCGAAACCAAAGCTCGCGGCGCCGTCGGTCCCGCATTCCGCGTCTCCGTCACACCACGTGAGAACCTCATCCTGTCGCCACGAGCTCAAGAGTATTTTCGAGCCAAGAATGAAGCTCGAATGGGATGCAAGCTGGAAGACTTGATGGACccagagaaagaggagaagacatGGCAAGCTGTTGAGGGCAAGATGAACGAGCTGAGtaatttgatgatgacgaacAAGGATAAAGGGCCATTCCTGCTGGGTGACAAGCCGTGTTACACTGAtttcttcatcgctgcttCGCTCCAATCGGCGAGAACtattgatgaggagatctTTCAGCGTTGTGCTGCATATCCTGGTTTCAAGGCTATCTACGAGGCTTGTGTCCTttggatggagaagaagaattAGGTCAAGGAGTAGTTTAACTAGATAAGATTTACCTAGAGTATTTACCTAGTATAAAATAGGTAGTATAAAGTATCTAGTATAGGAGACCTAGTAAAGAAGACCTAGTATAGAAGACCTAGTATAAAATACTTAGTATTATAGTTACAGGCTTAGCTCCTTCTATTTATCCTACTTAAACAGGTGCTTGTTTACTGGCGTAACAGCATCTCTCCCCTCCAACACAGCCATGACATTCTCCATAGCCAACCTCTCAAACCCGATCGACGTATCAAGCGCACCACCAGCAGTATGGCACGTCAAAGTCGcatttctcatcttctgcaaCCTCGGATTCGGCCTCGGTTCATCCTCAAAAACGTCCAAACCCACTGCAAACAAGTGGCCGGAATCCATAGCGTCAACCACAGCTTCTTCGTCTACCAAACTCCCGCGTGCGACATTCACCAGCCGTGaccctttcttcatcttggataTCTCTGCGCGTCCGAGGATCTTCTTCCCGCCTGCACCGGGAGCAGCTATGACGATGCAGTCGGCGATGGCGAGCATGTCTTCTAGCTTGGGGTAGTTTGTTGCTTCGATGGCTGCTTCTTGCTCTGGTGATTTGGGGAAGGGGTCGTAGTATGCAATACGCATACCAAGAGCCTTGTAAGTTTTGAGGGCAATCTGATAACCGATATTGCCAAGACCAATTATACCCAGTGTATGACCGCGAGGGTTGAATGCTGTAAGTTGCGTATGAGCATGTGCATCTCGAAACTCCTCTTCACTGCCTCTCGCAGCCATATTACTCCACTGCATATTCCTAAACACAGAAATGATATGATAAAGCGCCATATCAGAAACAGCTTCAGTGGAAGCAGCTGCTCCATTACAATAAAGGATACCATTCTCGGCCATGATGTCAACATCCGCCCAGTCATATCCAGCACCAGCTGATGCGTAGACCTTCATGGACTTGGGCAAAAGTGGAATCAGCTCTTTGTCCCAGCGTCCCATTTCCCCGCCTGTGATCCAAAAAGGTCGCATGACAGCTTGGAAGTCGCCCCATTTCTTCTGGCGAAGAGCTTCGAGGAAGGGACCACGTTGGCGTTCTTCTGCTGAGGGGCGGATGATGGTGAATTTTGACTCGAGTTGTTTGTAGAGATCGTGGTTGTACTTGATTGGGTCTCCGATATGGAGGATTATGGGCTTGTCGGCTGAAGGCATGGTGAGATCTGAAGAGGCAATATCTGAAAGCTATATGATGCTAAAGAGATTTCCTCAGCGTTTCTGTCAGAGAAGGTATATAAACGATGCCAACACAAGAACGCGATATTAATCTGTGGATCAACATCGATCTTCGCTCCGAGCTCTCCATATTCCCCGCGTCTTACTTCCCACTATCTCCTCCTATGCATATCGGATGTCGCCATTACTACATGACCACCACCAATACAACTCATCCATCACGTCGGCTCGGCTATACGCAACAAACGGCCCTTCTAGCGCATCTTACTCATCGGATAACGGCTCGGAATGTTGTTGGATTGGttcaagttgaagatctACATGATTCATGGGGTTACGTTGCAAGGTTTATTTCCCCGCTCGTCTTGGTTTCCCCAGACTATCTCCCCCATACCCCAGGTTCAAGTCGTAGAAATCTCGGCAAGAAATGCGATGGCTAGTCTGGGCAGATTGACGGTGTTGATAAATACGTCTGAAAAGGTCTTTCaattttcttcttgactaGAGTAATCTTGTGATAAAATTatcagtcatcatggccgatgTC
Protein-coding regions in this window:
- a CDS encoding acyl-CoA oxidase; amino-acid sequence: MPPQNPDWVKALKPSGPQGSELLAQERANSDINVDQLSTFLFTKEVLDRNEKILKILQADPVFDKEQNYFRGRTDRLEAALARAKALRRLSVKHNWNDEEHHAANDLISEPTPYGLHATMFLKTLEEQGTPAQHKLFLERARNYEIIGCYAQTELGHGSNVRGLETTATWNQEDKTFTIHSPHLTASKWWIGSLGKAANHAVVVAQLILNGKPYGPHPFVVPIRDMKTHEPLPDIHVGDIGPKFGYNTMDNGFLLFNNVKIPHVNMLNRFSGVDPETGKYIRPSNPALIYGTLTFIRSSIVFQSGSVLARGVTIATRYCAVRRQFQDRDADASETGENQVLNYTMVQHRLLPLLASSYALFFTGRAMINLYNANQKRMAQRRDAGDAKRKPGPEELSPGSDHLADLHAISCSLKAFASTTAAEGLEVCRRACGGHGYSAFSGIGSWYADYLPTVTWEGDNYMLTQQVARYLLKSARAVLAGKAPDNGISRIFKEFIRRQDIGAAFDVLDSDQDLVDAFAWRVSFLTFEALKHRDEEKQSWNSLLIDFWRLSTAYAQYQVVKNFHEALQDETTKKSLDPNTLAIMHKLFELFALHNLQSSASEFFTSAATTVRQIQLARTKRTLSLLDEIRPHAVRLVDAWSFPDWQLDSALGRYDGKVYEDLFHRASEVNPVNDIVFDPYPESDVLFRKNGSGPKAKL
- a CDS encoding alcohol dehydrogenase encodes the protein MPSADKPIILHIGDPIKYNHDLYKQLESKFTIIRPSAEERQRGPFLEALRQKKWGDFQAVMRPFWITGGEMGRWDKELIPLLPKSMKVYASAGAGYDWADVDIMAENGILYCNGAAASTEAVSDMALYHIISVFRNMQWSNMAARGSEEEFRDAHAHTQLTAFNPRGHTLGIIGLGNIGYQIALKTYKALGMRIAYYDPFPKSPEQEAAIEATNYPKLEDMLAIADCIVIAAPGAGGKKILGRAEISKMKKGSRLVNVARGSLVDEEAVVDAMDSGHLFAVGLDVFEDEPRPNPRLQKMRNATLTCHTAGGALDTSIGFERLAMENVMAVLEGRDAVTPVNKHLFK